In Bacillus sp. NP247, one DNA window encodes the following:
- a CDS encoding putrescine aminotransferase — translation MGTNVENKLNEKDVKGSNVNEYITKVLQLIEKEKVTEEEANWIQKETVDGFREHVNPGFLAYRKTVTKDGQFAAVEWSDEGSCFMDINGKRYIDCLGGFGIYNVGHRNPKVVKAVTDQLKRQALHSQDLLDPLRAMLAKILADITPGDLKYAFFTNSGTESVEAALKLAKMYSERTTFIATTRAFHGKSLGSLSGTAKGMFRKPFLPLIPGFRHVPFGDIEMMRKTFETCALVGEDVAAVILEPIQGEGGIILPPENYLKQVRELCDEFGSLLIFDEVQTGMGRTGKMFAAELYDVVPDIICLAKAFGGGVMPAGAIVAKETVFKSWFENPFMHTTTFGGNPLACAAAIATIHVLLEEKLPERAMEVGEYFLNGLKQAAEGHEDKIFEIRGQGLMIGIEFHKDEIGYEVSKAMFDQGILVAGTLINSKTIRIEPSLTISYEEVDTVINTFKSVLTQVKVK, via the coding sequence ATGGGAACGAACGTAGAAAATAAATTGAATGAGAAAGATGTAAAAGGTTCAAATGTAAATGAGTATATTACGAAAGTACTACAGTTAATTGAAAAAGAAAAGGTTACTGAAGAAGAGGCAAACTGGATTCAAAAAGAAACAGTAGACGGATTTAGAGAGCATGTAAACCCTGGTTTTCTTGCTTATAGAAAAACGGTAACAAAAGATGGACAATTTGCAGCAGTAGAATGGTCAGATGAAGGATCTTGCTTCATGGATATTAACGGTAAAAGATATATTGACTGTTTAGGTGGATTTGGAATTTATAATGTTGGTCACCGTAATCCGAAAGTGGTAAAAGCTGTGACAGATCAATTAAAACGTCAAGCATTGCACAGTCAGGATTTACTGGATCCACTTCGAGCAATGCTGGCAAAGATTTTAGCGGATATTACACCTGGTGATTTGAAATACGCCTTCTTTACAAACAGTGGTACAGAAAGTGTGGAGGCAGCGTTAAAATTAGCAAAAATGTATAGTGAACGAACAACTTTCATTGCTACAACTCGTGCCTTCCATGGTAAGAGTCTTGGTTCCTTATCCGGAACGGCAAAAGGAATGTTCCGTAAGCCATTCTTACCATTGATTCCGGGTTTTCGCCACGTTCCATTTGGCGATATTGAAATGATGAGAAAAACATTTGAGACATGTGCATTAGTAGGAGAAGATGTTGCAGCAGTTATTTTAGAACCAATTCAAGGAGAGGGCGGTATTATTTTACCTCCAGAAAATTATTTGAAACAAGTACGAGAGCTTTGTGATGAGTTTGGATCACTCCTTATTTTTGATGAAGTACAAACTGGAATGGGACGTACAGGAAAAATGTTTGCTGCAGAATTATATGATGTTGTGCCGGATATTATTTGTCTTGCGAAGGCGTTTGGTGGAGGTGTAATGCCAGCGGGAGCTATTGTTGCGAAAGAAACAGTATTCAAAAGTTGGTTTGAAAATCCATTTATGCATACAACAACATTTGGAGGAAATCCTCTTGCATGTGCTGCTGCAATTGCAACAATTCATGTATTATTGGAAGAGAAATTACCGGAACGAGCTATGGAAGTTGGGGAGTATTTCTTGAATGGATTGAAACAAGCAGCAGAAGGGCACGAAGATAAAATCTTTGAAATTCGTGGTCAAGGTTTAATGATTGGGATTGAATTCCATAAAGACGAGATTGGTTATGAAGTATCAAAGGCGATGTTTGATCAAGGAATTCTTGTTGCGGGAACATTAATTAACTCAAAAACAATTCGTATTGAACCATCCCTTACAATTAGTTATGAAGAAGTAGATACAGTTATTAATACGTTTAAATCTGTGCTAACTCAAGTAAAAGTAAAATAA
- a CDS encoding GntR family transcriptional regulator gives MKIKFSPNTPIYIQVMEYTKKEIVTGHLLPGDKIPSVRELASELQVNPNTIQRTFQELERDGVVVTRRGMGRYVTNEGEKIMELRKDMAKELLHSFIDGMDNLGFSEEEILSILRSSLNKKREENE, from the coding sequence ATGAAAATCAAATTTTCTCCAAATACACCAATTTATATTCAGGTAATGGAATACACAAAGAAAGAAATTGTAACGGGTCATTTATTGCCTGGTGATAAAATTCCCTCCGTACGTGAATTAGCGAGTGAATTGCAAGTAAATCCAAATACGATTCAACGCACATTTCAAGAACTGGAACGGGATGGAGTTGTTGTAACACGTAGAGGAATGGGGCGATATGTAACGAATGAAGGGGAGAAAATTATGGAGCTGCGAAAAGATATGGCGAAAGAATTACTTCATTCTTTTATAGATGGAATGGACAATTTAGGTTTTTCAGAAGAAGAAATTCTTTCAATTCTTCGTTCTTCATTAAATAAGAAAAGGGAGGAGAACGAATGA
- a CDS encoding ABC transporter ATP-binding protein: protein MTELLKIENLWKRYGLKAVIRKLNIEITEGKIVGLVGDNGSGKTTLLKMIAGLQHPSEGSIAINGKKIGLETKEIVSFMSDKPVFDDWMTVKDALFFYRDFYKDFDIQKAVDTIAEFKIPLEEKITALSKGMVEKLQIILTFSRKAKLYVLDEPLGGIDLVSREHVLDLVLQFYREDCTILISTHLINEVENIFDEVIFLKDGEIVLYENVEELRFQRGKAVTDVFKEVFSR from the coding sequence ATGACAGAGCTATTAAAAATAGAAAATCTATGGAAGCGATATGGATTGAAAGCAGTAATCCGGAAATTAAACATAGAGATTACAGAAGGGAAAATTGTTGGGCTTGTTGGGGATAACGGGAGCGGGAAAACGACGTTATTGAAAATGATTGCAGGCCTGCAGCACCCTTCAGAAGGTAGCATAGCAATTAACGGTAAAAAAATAGGGTTAGAGACGAAAGAAATCGTTTCATTTATGTCTGATAAGCCAGTCTTTGATGATTGGATGACTGTAAAAGATGCATTATTCTTTTATAGAGATTTTTATAAAGACTTTGATATTCAAAAAGCAGTAGATACGATTGCGGAATTTAAAATACCATTAGAAGAAAAAATTACAGCATTATCAAAAGGTATGGTTGAAAAGCTGCAAATTATTTTAACGTTTTCTCGAAAAGCGAAGTTATACGTACTGGATGAACCACTTGGCGGGATTGATCTTGTTTCTAGAGAACACGTATTGGATCTCGTTCTACAATTTTATAGAGAAGATTGTACGATACTAATCTCAACTCATTTAATAAATGAAGTTGAAAATATTTTTGATGAAGTAATCTTTTTAAAAGATGGAGAAATTGTATTGTATGAAAATGTAGAAGAGTTACGTTTTCAGAGAGGGAAAGCTGTCACGGATGTGTTTAAGGAGGTGTTTAGTAGATGA
- a CDS encoding ABC transporter permease, protein MKSSLIYMYNMNKKQIVISLLSFIFVVAVAFVCMGNYIKKESGEINQTIIIVLVIFVYIIFVVTMFIQAMSAFGKMIESTLFRLTPTSGRKIVLAILLFAFIYLAIFELLGTIFLYSISIKLIKGTEMYEAFIGLTQKPFQQIVSSVLFVFNLVSLLLILLFVTASVKVFSLKKKIEYGVIFALFFTLSKAMSLIYATLGKLVPRGYFIDKLLYIDESFDDGVYLYPEKFMNLYSLSFSIGIFILLVYITGRIIDKKLEV, encoded by the coding sequence ATGAAGTCGAGCTTAATATATATGTACAATATGAATAAAAAGCAGATTGTTATTTCGTTGTTATCATTTATATTTGTTGTGGCTGTTGCCTTTGTATGTATGGGCAATTATATTAAGAAGGAATCGGGAGAAATAAACCAAACAATCATAATTGTGTTAGTTATATTTGTATATATAATTTTCGTGGTAACGATGTTCATTCAAGCGATGTCTGCTTTCGGAAAAATGATTGAAAGTACATTATTTCGGTTAACACCGACATCAGGTAGAAAAATTGTTTTAGCAATATTGTTATTTGCTTTTATCTATTTAGCTATTTTTGAACTCTTAGGTACAATATTCTTATATAGTATTTCTATTAAATTAATAAAAGGTACTGAAATGTATGAAGCATTTATTGGTTTAACTCAAAAACCGTTTCAGCAAATAGTATCTTCAGTTTTGTTTGTATTTAATTTGGTTAGTCTGTTACTTATTTTACTTTTTGTAACAGCGAGTGTGAAGGTATTTTCTCTTAAGAAGAAAATTGAATACGGTGTTATCTTTGCTTTGTTTTTTACATTAAGTAAAGCAATGAGCCTAATATACGCGACATTAGGTAAGCTCGTACCAAGAGGTTATTTTATAGATAAATTATTATATATAGATGAATCGTTTGACGACGGGGTTTATTTATATCCTGAAAAATTTATGAATCTATATAGTCTTAGTTTTTCCATAGGTATATTTATTTTACTTGTTTATATAACAGGTCGCATAATCGATAAAAAACTAGAAGTCTAA
- a CDS encoding ABC transporter ATP-binding protein, with translation MGNVVVKLENIRKKIGKTEIIRGLSFEVQEGEVYGFLGPNGSGKTTTIRMMTGLISMTEGDITICGHSIRTEREKALEKIGAIVENPELYDYMTGMQNLKHFANMAVTPISKERINEIVKLVELEHAIHKKVKTYSLGMKQRLGIAQALLHQPKILILDEPTNGLDPAGIRQIRDYLQRLAKEENIAVIVSSHLLSEIELMCDRVVIIKQGEFVQEYNLHEKAKHDEAVVVSFEVDEVQKANEIIKGKAQGNVIVASVTKENIPQLVKNLVHANVLVYGVTVQNKTLEDEFLAITGGVKA, from the coding sequence TTGGGAAACGTAGTAGTGAAATTAGAAAATATTCGAAAAAAGATTGGTAAGACAGAAATTATTCGGGGCTTATCATTTGAGGTTCAAGAAGGAGAAGTATACGGGTTCCTTGGACCAAACGGTAGTGGTAAGACGACGACGATTCGTATGATGACAGGTCTTATATCAATGACAGAGGGCGATATTACAATTTGTGGTCATAGCATTCGCACGGAGCGTGAAAAGGCGTTAGAGAAAATTGGAGCGATTGTAGAAAATCCCGAGCTATATGATTATATGACTGGAATGCAAAACTTAAAGCATTTTGCGAATATGGCTGTTACACCGATTAGTAAAGAGCGTATTAATGAAATTGTGAAATTGGTGGAATTAGAGCATGCAATTCATAAAAAGGTGAAAACATACTCACTTGGTATGAAACAACGTCTAGGAATTGCACAGGCGTTACTTCATCAGCCGAAAATCTTAATTTTAGATGAACCGACAAATGGATTAGATCCTGCTGGTATTCGTCAAATTCGTGATTATTTGCAGCGATTAGCGAAAGAAGAAAATATTGCTGTAATCGTATCAAGTCACTTACTAAGTGAAATTGAATTAATGTGTGATCGCGTCGTTATTATTAAACAAGGTGAGTTTGTACAAGAGTACAACTTACATGAGAAAGCGAAACATGATGAGGCAGTAGTTGTATCGTTTGAAGTAGATGAAGTTCAGAAAGCGAATGAAATCATTAAAGGTAAAGCACAAGGGAATGTAATTGTGGCATCTGTAACAAAAGAGAACATTCCACAACTTGTAAAAAATCTTGTGCATGCTAATGTGCTTGTATATGGTGTTACTGTTCAAAATAAAACGTTAGAGGATGAATTCTTAGCGATTACTGGGGGAGTGAAAGCGTAA
- a CDS encoding ABC transporter permease — protein sequence MFKLIQNEFLKLHAKKGMYILIGVIAALEILGTLAMMKWGKGDEFKGSYLDYANSEIGLIVLFATIFGITLAARTLTDEFQKGTIKQLLIRPRKRLTVLFSKYITVLLAMLFIVFAGMLIATIIGGIVMDGSKTDLTLGIVLKTMLYQLVSPFFFATLAFFLANVFRKSVLPLIITLFLYFLQSAITMVLMMFAKGVAKFVVFFHLNLAVYDNNKLISHGMEPAFPEFTFATSLLLVLAYVIVLLIASSALFQKRDVL from the coding sequence ATGTTTAAATTAATTCAAAATGAATTTTTAAAGTTACATGCGAAAAAAGGTATGTATATTTTAATAGGTGTCATTGCGGCACTCGAAATTTTAGGAACTTTAGCAATGATGAAGTGGGGAAAAGGTGATGAGTTTAAGGGATCTTATTTAGATTATGCAAACTCAGAGATTGGTTTAATTGTTTTATTTGCAACGATTTTTGGGATTACACTTGCAGCCCGTACGCTTACTGATGAGTTCCAAAAAGGTACAATTAAACAATTGTTAATCCGTCCAAGAAAACGACTTACAGTTTTATTTTCTAAATATATTACTGTATTATTAGCGATGCTATTTATCGTATTTGCTGGTATGTTAATTGCAACGATTATTGGTGGCATTGTAATGGATGGTAGTAAAACAGATTTAACGTTAGGAATTGTTTTAAAAACGATGTTATATCAGCTTGTATCACCATTTTTCTTTGCAACACTTGCCTTTTTCTTAGCAAATGTATTTAGAAAATCCGTATTGCCATTAATTATTACGCTGTTTTTATACTTTTTACAATCGGCAATTACAATGGTACTTATGATGTTTGCAAAAGGTGTTGCTAAATTTGTAGTGTTTTTCCACTTAAATCTAGCTGTATATGATAATAATAAATTAATTAGTCATGGTATGGAGCCGGCCTTCCCGGAATTTACGTTTGCTACTTCATTGTTACTTGTTTTAGCATACGTTATTGTTTTACTTATTGCTTCAAGTGCATTGTTCCAAAAACGTGACGTATTATAA
- a CDS encoding CPBP family intramembrane glutamic endopeptidase, giving the protein MQYAFSRIRLRSFFGWMIIGLFLTMIPLGLSNVSENTLEVISQITVFFVFPLFWLYVKTNKNNVMFQSFFDKPGRLPWGLILLATIMGMIFSVGISHIQFYILAHTLPNFLVTMLEDGNVINTSNIYMTIFTFISACVLAPIMEEVIFRGFFLQRMAYKWGIKRAVIVSSLIFGLGHFDVIGAFMFGVVMCLLYIKTKNIWTNIAVHALNNMIATSMQFVGGEGNDAISITELQAQSNLWIGIGLVIIGLLWLIPFTWKQWRTVKEVGVPPIRLINEEKVMNSSRENEMYSQVILTNRLMAVELPDEAVNQLKLEENEHVTIAVEEDKIIIKKADYRP; this is encoded by the coding sequence TTGCAATATGCATTTTCACGTATAAGGCTACGTAGCTTTTTTGGATGGATGATTATAGGGTTGTTCCTTACAATGATCCCATTAGGTCTATCAAATGTCTCTGAAAATACGTTAGAGGTTATTTCACAAATAACTGTATTTTTTGTATTTCCCTTATTTTGGTTATACGTAAAAACAAATAAAAACAATGTTATGTTTCAAAGTTTTTTTGATAAGCCAGGACGTTTACCGTGGGGACTAATTTTATTAGCGACGATAATGGGAATGATTTTTTCAGTTGGTATATCTCATATTCAATTTTACATATTAGCGCATACGTTACCTAATTTCTTAGTTACTATGTTAGAAGATGGAAATGTTATTAATACGAGTAATATATATATGACAATATTTACTTTCATTTCAGCATGTGTATTAGCGCCTATTATGGAAGAAGTCATTTTTAGGGGCTTTTTTTTACAGCGAATGGCTTATAAATGGGGGATTAAAAGAGCTGTAATTGTATCTTCACTTATTTTTGGTTTAGGTCATTTTGATGTTATCGGTGCTTTTATGTTTGGTGTTGTTATGTGCCTTCTATACATAAAGACGAAAAATATATGGACGAATATTGCTGTGCATGCTCTTAATAATATGATTGCGACAAGTATGCAATTTGTAGGTGGAGAGGGAAATGATGCAATCTCAATTACGGAATTACAGGCACAAAGTAATTTATGGATCGGCATCGGTCTAGTGATTATCGGTTTATTATGGTTAATTCCTTTTACTTGGAAACAATGGCGTACTGTAAAAGAAGTAGGTGTGCCACCGATTCGCTTAATAAATGAAGAAAAAGTGATGAATTCATCACGTGAAAATGAAATGTATAGCCAAGTTATACTAACGAATAGATTGATGGCGGTGGAACTACCAGATGAGGCTGTCAACCAGCTCAAGTTAGAAGAAAATGAGCATGTAACAATAGCTGTAGAAGAAGATAAGATTATTATAAAAAAGGCGGATTATAGGCCATGA
- a CDS encoding DUF3913 family protein, with translation MKIWFYEKTAQLDDLLGIWDNVPTIPRIGEKVELLKTVRIVTDIKYVKNGNNFRVEIITN, from the coding sequence TTGAAAATCTGGTTTTATGAAAAAACGGCGCAATTAGATGACTTGCTTGGTATTTGGGATAATGTTCCGACCATCCCTCGAATTGGTGAAAAAGTTGAACTTCTAAAAACCGTTCGGATCGTTACAGATATTAAATACGTGAAAAACGGAAATAACTTCCGTGTAGAAATTATTACAAATTAA
- a CDS encoding Lrp/AsnC family transcriptional regulator, giving the protein MQLDRVDRKILNELYNDSRLSMRELAKRVNLSAPSTTERVRKLESEGIIQKYTIDINYKKAGLVLDCILEITLKNGDTTRMQQFIQSYPSASFCYRVTGSLCYIVKISVPSLVELEEFINNVSSYATTVSHIVLSEVALTPDIEHIFPED; this is encoded by the coding sequence ATGCAATTAGACCGTGTTGATCGAAAAATTTTAAATGAATTATATAATGATAGTCGCCTTTCCATGCGCGAATTAGCAAAGCGAGTAAACTTATCAGCTCCGTCTACTACAGAACGTGTTCGTAAACTTGAAAGTGAAGGAATTATTCAAAAATACACAATCGATATCAATTATAAAAAAGCAGGACTTGTTTTAGATTGTATTTTAGAAATCACTTTAAAAAATGGTGATACAACACGTATGCAACAGTTTATCCAGTCTTATCCATCTGCAAGTTTTTGTTATCGAGTAACAGGAAGCTTATGCTACATTGTAAAAATCTCTGTTCCTTCACTCGTTGAACTTGAAGAATTTATCAATAATGTTTCTTCATATGCAACGACAGTTTCTCATATCGTATTATCAGAAGTAGCTCTCACTCCGGATATTGAACATATCTTCCCAGAAGATTAA
- a CDS encoding carboxymuconolactone decarboxylase family protein, producing the protein MMERITLSNVGDTKFQKLLGHNPSILNSWSTLENTLYSTGKLSAELKEQVRRTLAFGNKCPYCMAKGKPDDIQKIEEISVAVTFAHAFVHDQKAIDDNMFHALKQYWTEKEIVELCAYICFTTASQQLGFVFQLQPN; encoded by the coding sequence ATGATGGAGAGAATTACATTATCAAATGTAGGAGATACAAAGTTTCAAAAATTATTAGGGCATAATCCGAGTATATTAAATTCGTGGAGTACGTTAGAGAATACACTGTATAGTACGGGGAAGCTCTCCGCAGAGTTAAAAGAGCAAGTAAGAAGAACATTAGCGTTTGGGAATAAATGTCCGTACTGTATGGCAAAGGGAAAGCCGGATGATATACAAAAAATAGAAGAAATTAGCGTAGCCGTTACTTTTGCACATGCATTTGTTCATGACCAAAAGGCGATAGATGATAATATGTTTCATGCATTAAAACAATATTGGACTGAAAAAGAAATTGTAGAACTTTGCGCTTATATTTGTTTTACTACTGCGTCGCAGCAACTTGGTTTTGTATTTCAACTACAACCAAATTAA
- a CDS encoding cysteine hydrolase family protein, with protein MTNQIALIIIDVQKAFQLPYWGERNNLFAEENMKSLLEEWRRRKRPVFHIQHVNKENVQSMFYHQAETVNFKEEVKPLPDEIIIRKSVNSAFIGTNLEEQLREKKCNTVVIVGLTTNHCVETTTRMAGNLGFQTYVVSDATATFNRIGPDGKEYSAEDIHNMTLVNLHDEFAKIITTEDVLKLF; from the coding sequence ATGACTAATCAAATAGCACTTATCATAATTGATGTACAAAAGGCGTTTCAATTACCATACTGGGGTGAGAGAAATAATCTTTTTGCTGAAGAAAATATGAAAAGTTTATTAGAAGAATGGAGAAGAAGGAAGCGACCAGTTTTTCATATTCAACATGTAAATAAAGAAAATGTTCAGTCGATGTTTTATCACCAAGCAGAAACAGTAAACTTTAAAGAAGAAGTGAAACCACTGCCAGATGAAATAATTATCCGAAAATCCGTTAATAGCGCGTTCATTGGGACAAATTTAGAAGAACAATTAAGAGAGAAGAAATGTAATACTGTAGTGATTGTAGGATTAACGACAAATCATTGTGTGGAGACGACAACAAGGATGGCAGGAAATTTAGGATTTCAAACATATGTAGTGAGTGACGCAACAGCTACTTTTAACCGCATCGGTCCAGATGGCAAAGAGTATAGTGCAGAGGATATTCACAATATGACGCTTGTAAACTTGCATGATGAATTTGCTAAAATCATTACGACTGAAGATGTTTTAAAATTATTTTAA
- a CDS encoding SseB family protein, translating into MEQISVNKIEKVLVLAGEDKQKQKEFYELLLSTEFYVSGSLEAEDGATEGTLRLRHFQGEGRWIVPFFTQLKFVKDVLPEGTPLITIRGKELFGGIEKDATAVLNVGTDISKTFIPEEVADIASGRIFNYYK; encoded by the coding sequence ATGGAGCAAATTTCAGTAAATAAAATAGAAAAAGTACTCGTTTTAGCAGGTGAGGATAAACAAAAGCAAAAGGAATTTTACGAATTGCTCTTATCAACGGAGTTTTATGTTTCTGGTTCACTTGAAGCAGAAGACGGGGCAACGGAAGGAACACTTCGTTTGCGACATTTCCAAGGAGAGGGTAGATGGATCGTTCCGTTCTTTACACAATTGAAATTTGTAAAAGATGTGTTGCCAGAAGGTACACCCCTTATTACGATACGTGGAAAAGAATTATTTGGTGGCATTGAGAAGGATGCAACAGCTGTATTAAATGTTGGTACTGATATAAGTAAAACATTTATTCCGGAAGAAGTTGCAGATATCGCATCTGGACGAATTTTTAATTATTATAAGTAA
- a CDS encoding LD-carboxypeptidase, whose protein sequence is MIYPNALKKGDTVMIIAPSGPPTLENVLKGVNVLQEMGLSVTIGKSVYEKYGYLAGSDQVRLDDIHEAFTNTEVKAVFCVRGGYGSARLLPYIQYEIIQRNPKIFWGYSDITALHTAFSRYAELVTFHGPMIEELGKGIDSLSLSSFNQLFHPYSSILYASECIVPSSACTATGTLVGGNLAVLTSVIGSPYEISTANTLLLLEDIGEEPYRIDRMLNQLLLSGKFNECNGVIFSSCHDCNPSKPSQSLQTILYEYFMPYDIPVLFGLPIGHISPNIGIPLGATATINTNNKTLSISSGVATPCLN, encoded by the coding sequence ATGATTTATCCAAATGCGTTAAAAAAAGGTGATACAGTAATGATTATTGCACCGTCTGGTCCACCAACACTTGAGAATGTATTAAAAGGTGTGAACGTATTACAAGAGATGGGATTATCTGTAACAATCGGAAAGAGTGTTTATGAAAAATATGGATATTTAGCTGGAAGTGATCAAGTTCGTCTTGATGATATACATGAAGCATTTACAAATACTGAGGTCAAAGCAGTCTTTTGCGTGAGAGGTGGTTACGGAAGCGCTCGCCTTCTCCCTTACATTCAATATGAAATCATTCAACGGAATCCAAAGATTTTTTGGGGATATAGCGATATTACGGCTTTACATACTGCCTTTTCACGTTATGCAGAGCTTGTAACTTTTCATGGTCCAATGATTGAAGAATTAGGAAAAGGTATAGATTCTCTCTCTTTATCTTCTTTCAATCAACTATTCCATCCGTATTCATCCATCTTATATGCATCAGAATGTATCGTACCTAGCTCAGCCTGTACAGCTACAGGTACATTAGTTGGAGGGAATTTAGCTGTTTTAACGAGTGTAATTGGTTCACCCTATGAAATAAGTACAGCCAATACACTTTTATTGCTTGAAGATATCGGGGAAGAACCGTACCGCATCGATCGTATGTTAAATCAATTACTTTTATCTGGAAAGTTTAATGAATGCAATGGCGTTATTTTTTCAAGTTGTCATGATTGCAATCCTTCTAAACCATCCCAATCATTGCAAACAATATTATATGAATATTTCATGCCATATGATATACCTGTCCTATTCGGTTTACCGATTGGACATATAAGTCCAAATATCGGTATTCCCCTTGGAGCTACAGCAACAATAAATACAAATAATAAAACACTCTCTATTTCTTCCGGCGTAGCCACTCCATGTTTAAATTAA
- a CDS encoding nitronate monooxygenase family protein encodes MSYKEGIGKVGGKMMFTSRVIDILQIKYPIIQAGMAGAITTPELVAAVSNSGGLGTLGAGYMSPEQIGEAIYKIRELTNKPFGVNLLLTKEIQIEEEKVNEARVLLSGVNRELGIEEEKTLKLPKSYKEQLQVVLEEKVPVVSFAFQTLEKEKIDDLKREGIRVIGTATHVAEAKALAKLGVDIIVGQGSEAGGHRGTFIGKEQDAMIGTFALIPQLVAEVPHIPIVAAGGVMNGQGLVAAFALGAEAVQMGSAFLTSEESITHDVYKEAILHSTDTSTTVTRAFSGKYARGIRNEFIEKHEGREANLPMYPVQNVLTSKIRQEAAKQNKEEYMSLWAGQASSLARTESAQHVVKRVMKEAENVIEQLQGVYRKRPLE; translated from the coding sequence ATGTCATATAAAGAAGGTATAGGGAAAGTAGGAGGGAAAATGATGTTTACAAGTCGAGTAATAGATATATTACAAATTAAGTATCCCATCATTCAAGCAGGTATGGCAGGAGCGATTACAACGCCAGAACTTGTTGCAGCTGTGAGTAATAGCGGAGGATTAGGTACGCTTGGAGCAGGATATATGAGCCCAGAACAAATCGGTGAAGCGATTTATAAAATAAGGGAACTAACAAATAAGCCTTTCGGTGTTAATTTACTTTTAACGAAAGAGATACAGATAGAAGAAGAGAAGGTAAACGAGGCTAGAGTATTACTTAGTGGAGTGAATAGAGAATTAGGTATAGAGGAAGAAAAGACTTTAAAACTTCCAAAAAGCTATAAAGAACAATTACAAGTAGTATTAGAGGAAAAGGTACCAGTCGTTAGTTTTGCATTTCAAACGTTAGAAAAAGAAAAAATAGATGATTTGAAAAGGGAAGGGATAAGAGTTATCGGAACAGCTACCCATGTAGCGGAAGCGAAAGCACTTGCCAAGTTAGGGGTAGATATTATCGTCGGGCAAGGTAGCGAGGCAGGAGGGCATAGAGGAACGTTTATTGGGAAAGAACAAGATGCTATGATTGGTACATTTGCATTAATCCCGCAATTAGTAGCGGAAGTACCTCATATCCCGATTGTCGCAGCAGGTGGTGTAATGAATGGGCAAGGGCTTGTTGCGGCATTTGCGTTAGGGGCAGAAGCTGTTCAAATGGGATCAGCATTTTTAACGAGTGAAGAAAGTATTACGCATGACGTGTATAAAGAAGCGATTTTACATAGTACAGATACGAGTACAACGGTAACTCGTGCGTTTTCCGGGAAATATGCACGGGGTATTCGTAATGAATTTATAGAGAAACATGAAGGAAGAGAAGCGAATTTGCCGATGTATCCAGTGCAAAACGTATTAACTTCAAAAATACGTCAAGAAGCAGCGAAGCAAAATAAGGAAGAGTATATGTCGCTTTGGGCAGGACAAGCATCATCATTAGCACGAACGGAATCAGCTCAGCACGTAGTGAAACGTGTCATGAAAGAAGCAGAGAACGTAATTGAACAATTACAAGGTGTATATAGAAAAAGACCACTTGAATAA